A single genomic interval of Malania oleifera isolate guangnan ecotype guangnan chromosome 13, ASM2987363v1, whole genome shotgun sequence harbors:
- the LOC131145900 gene encoding agamous-like MADS-box protein AGL61 has protein sequence MEVVDVTGKTDDDELLFKSDHQPKEDWNLFMLNNLRSNLEYSMVSTSSSVVNQTIHRNVSNNSLPVQTMDNLKKKKTAGRRKVAMKKIEDKRKRQVTFSKRRQGLFKAASEVCVLYGVEIAIVAKSPGNNFFCFDHPNSDSVIDSYLASQGSPVVEGSPRPACGGSGGSWWEQPIDAMTLQELEEFQAELEQFQVELENLKQEALGI, from the exons ATGGAAGTGGTTGATGTCACAGGCAAGACGGACGACGACGAACTGTTGTTTAAGAGTGATCATCAACCCAAAGAAGACTGGAATTTATTTATGCTTAACAATCTGAGATCTAATTTGGAGTATTCCATGGTTTCCACTTCTTCCTCTGTTGTCAATCAGACAATCCACCGGAATGTTTCCAATAATTCTCTACCG GTACAGACGATGGACAatttgaaaaagaagaaaacgGCAGGTCGAAGAAAGGTGGCAATGAAAAAGATTGAAGATAAAAGAAAGCGCCAAGTTACATTTTCAAAGCGCCGACAAGGCCTCTTTAAGGCTGCGAGTGAGGTGTGCGTACTCTACGGCGTGGAGATCGCCATTGTTGCCAAGTCTCCTGGCAACAACTTCTTCTGCTTCGACCATCCCAACTCGGACTCCGTCATCGACAGCTACCTTGCAAGCCAAGGCTCTCCAGTAGTCGAGGGTTCTCCTCGGCCAGCATGTGGCGGCAGCGGAGGGTCCTGGTGGGAGCAGCCCATTGATGCAATGACATTGCAAGAGTTGGAGGAATTTCAAGCCGAGTTGGAGCAATTTCAAGTTGAGTTGGAGAATTTGAAACAAGAAGCTTTGGGCATATAA